Part of the Virgibacillus natechei genome is shown below.
TCGATTTAAGAGGGAAGCAGAATCTTATTTTGAATCCTTTTTGATGAGGTGAAGCATGGGCGCTGTTCTCCCGTTTCCTAAAGGGAATAATGAGTAAAAGGGGAGCAAAAGAGCCGTCTCCATGTAACATTGCTTCTTCTGTATTCGCCTTAGTTTATTCTAAAATTGGGTTGGGTCATATTTTGGAAATGGGCTAGCTCTTTTTCAATGGTAGATATTTTTTGCTGCAAGCTCCATAAGCGGTATATATGTTTTAATTTCTCGACCAGCAAATTTCATAAACAAAAATTTCTCCCGTGGCAAACAGACCCATGTACCAGCTAGTGCGTCTATGAATTCAGTGGGTTGGAAGTTGCAGGTGGACAAAATAGAATGGTCGAATTGGAAGAATAATAATGAATTACTTGCTTTTAAAAAATGATATAGCCCCTTAAGAAGAAAAGGAAAAGTACATGTTTTTTTGTCAACTCAGGATGTAGAAGGGTTCAGTGAATTTGCAGAAGAGAAGATAGAGAAAGAAAGGAAAAGAATTCGTTCCTTCAGGGGTAAATGAATAAAGATGGAGGAAGCACGGGCAAGGTTCTCATGTTCCTTTTTCTTTCACCAATCTCGTAACCCTCCGTCAAATATTTTAAAATAATTTCCTGTAAATTTGTTTGGCGTAGGTGGAAAATTTCTTGTTCTTATGCAATTTCCTTTTTCTGACAAACGTCTCAAATTCCAGCTTGTTTTGCACTTCGTTTTTCTCCTCGTTTCCTGTTGCAGACTTTAATAAATCATCCACTGTGACATCGCTCTTATTTTTATCCGCTTCTTCCGTAATATATCCAGCATTTTTCAGTATTTTATACCCCATTCTAAATTCTGGGGGAAGTCCTTGAAAATCCTCCTGCAAATTAAGTGGTTTTCCTTTCCCTGGTAGGTCCTCAAACTCTCCATTATCAATGGATTTTTTAATTTTTTCTTCCACAAAAATATACATACTTGCACTCCTTTCATGGAATCCTGGACCAATCAGTGTCATTCTCTATTATTA
Proteins encoded:
- a CDS encoding DnaJ family domain-containing protein, with the protein product MYIFVEEKIKKSIDNGEFEDLPGKGKPLNLQEDFQGLPPEFRMGYKILKNAGYITEEADKNKSDVTVDDLLKSATGNEEKNEVQNKLEFETFVRKRKLHKNKKFSTYAKQIYRKLF